ACAACCGATCAGGATGATGAAAATAAGGAACAGGAGGGTAACTTTTGATAGATTTCTCATGATATTTTCCGGATATTGAATCAGCTATTATTAAGTCAGCAAGGCTTATTGGCTGGCATTCCTGATGGCAATGATCTCGTTGGCGATCTCTTCGATGGGTTTGTTGGTTACGGTGATAACAGGCCATTGAGGTTGTTTACTGAAGATAAATCTTGCCCAGTTCAGTTCGCGCTCCACATGGTTCAGACTGGAATAGTCAGCTGCATTCATCCCAAGATACTCAAGCCTTACATGACGCAATGTAGAGAGGTTGTGCGCGAAGGCAGTCAGGCAAAAAACACGCTCCGGGGGCAGTTGAAAAATTTCATCAGGGGGATTGTGGTTCAAAATGATAGGGATGTTGGCCACCATCCATCCCTTGAATGCAAAGTAGATACTGAGCGGGGTTTTGAAGGTTCTTGACACGCCAAGTAAAACGATTTCGGCTTTGTGTAACTCCTCAGGTCGCAACCCATCGTCGTGCTGAAAAGCAAATTGCATGGCATCAATCCGTTTAAAATACTCCCGGTTGATTTCGCTGAACAGTCCTGGCTTTTCGGAAGGGGAGTGCATCAGTTTTTCAGAAAGCCTGGCCAGTAAAGGCCCCA
This genomic stretch from Bacteroidales bacterium harbors:
- a CDS encoding kinase/pyrophosphorylase, with protein sequence MAKIFIVSDGTGRTATQALNAAITQFPDHKLETVIHNEVLTKQQIEDAVKDAAEVGAFIVHTLVSNELRDFMITTGRSLNVETIDLMGPLLARLSEKLMHSPSEKPGLFSEINREYFKRIDAMQFAFQHDDGLRPEELHKAEIVLLGVSRTFKTPLSIYFAFKGWMVANIPIILNHNPPDEIFQLPPERVFCLTAFAHNLSTLRHVRLEYLGMNAADYSSLNHVERELNWARFIFSKQPQWPVITVTNKPIEEIANEIIAIRNASQ